Proteins encoded together in one Deinococcus hopiensis KR-140 window:
- a CDS encoding DUF1990 family protein: MPLFPVRPTPQGLETVAARRVLGHREACFARACAARLDAPRPWLRLDADGTGVGQTALLDAHLGPPTWTWMFGCRAVDVTERRLRHPAHPECGEERFRVELHADGHVTFSLRAYPHPRMGTVQPRATLAQRTGTNGYLQNIRRSTLLA, encoded by the coding sequence ATGCCCCTGTTTCCCGTGCGCCCCACTCCACAGGGTTTGGAAACCGTCGCGGCGCGTCGGGTCCTGGGCCACCGGGAGGCTTGTTTCGCCCGCGCCTGCGCTGCGCGTCTGGACGCACCCAGGCCCTGGTTGCGTCTCGACGCAGACGGGACAGGAGTGGGACAGACGGCGCTGCTGGACGCCCACCTCGGACCGCCGACCTGGACCTGGATGTTTGGCTGCCGCGCCGTCGACGTGACCGAGCGGCGCCTACGGCACCCTGCCCACCCTGAGTGCGGTGAGGAGCGCTTCCGGGTGGAGTTGCACGCGGACGGGCACGTCACCTTCAGTCTCCGGGCATACCCGCACCCGCGGATGGGCACCGTCCAGCCGCGCGCGACCCTCGCCCAGCGGACCGGGACGAATGGGTACCTCCAGAACATTCGCCGCTCTACACTTCTGGCGTGA
- the lysA gene encoding diaminopimelate decarboxylase — translation MILSRTQLLTAAERFGTPLYVYHAAELDAALARVQTAFGDARIFYAMKANPNLTLLARMRAVGVGFECVSAGELARAEYVGAGGDGVLVNGPAKSPEEYAAGARLGATFIVDRAEEVRLLPPASRALVRVNPALNVSTHDHLATGAKSSKFGVTPEQAPAVLAALRAAGHDARGLHVHIGSAIRDASDFSAAFARLADLRVETGNLEVLDVGGGWGIDADLPGIAREAWAAAGAFGARLWVEPGRYLVARAGTLLTKVVGTKRTGRSFLLTDAGMTELLRPMLYGAEHPVTALWDGEQQEAWDVAGPACESGDLLARDVTLPAPVPGALLAIGEAGAYGASMSSTYLTRSRPAEVLWTGTDWQLIRRRETPEEVWAAELSVSEPVLGA, via the coding sequence GTGATCCTCTCGCGCACCCAGCTGCTAACCGCCGCCGAACGTTTCGGCACACCCCTGTACGTGTATCACGCCGCTGAGCTGGACGCCGCACTGGCCCGGGTACAGACGGCCTTTGGAGACGCGCGAATCTTCTACGCCATGAAGGCCAACCCCAACCTCACGTTGCTGGCCCGGATGCGGGCGGTGGGCGTGGGCTTCGAGTGCGTGAGCGCCGGAGAACTCGCGCGCGCCGAATACGTGGGCGCAGGCGGCGACGGGGTACTGGTGAATGGACCCGCCAAATCCCCAGAGGAATACGCGGCGGGGGCCCGGCTCGGCGCGACGTTCATCGTGGACCGGGCGGAGGAGGTAAGGCTGCTTCCCCCCGCCTCGCGGGCCCTGGTGCGGGTGAACCCTGCCCTGAACGTCAGCACCCACGATCACCTCGCCACCGGGGCGAAGAGCAGCAAGTTCGGAGTGACGCCGGAGCAGGCCCCAGCAGTGCTGGCCGCCCTGCGCGCCGCCGGACATGATGCGCGCGGGCTACACGTGCATATCGGCAGCGCCATTCGGGACGCCTCGGACTTCAGCGCGGCCTTTGCCCGGCTGGCAGACCTGCGCGTGGAAACGGGGAATTTGGAGGTGCTGGACGTGGGCGGAGGCTGGGGCATAGACGCCGATCTACCCGGTATTGCGCGGGAGGCGTGGGCAGCAGCGGGCGCATTCGGGGCGCGGCTTTGGGTGGAGCCGGGACGCTACCTGGTCGCACGGGCCGGCACACTACTGACGAAAGTCGTGGGAACCAAGCGTACGGGACGTTCCTTCCTGCTTACGGACGCAGGGATGACCGAACTGCTGCGGCCGATGCTGTACGGAGCCGAACATCCGGTGACTGCCCTCTGGGACGGCGAGCAGCAGGAGGCGTGGGACGTGGCTGGACCCGCCTGCGAGAGCGGGGACCTGCTGGCGCGGGACGTGACGCTGCCCGCTCCCGTTCCCGGCGCGCTTCTCGCCATCGGGGAGGCCGGGGCCTACGGAGCGAGCATGAGCAGCACGTACCTCACGCGTTCGCGTCCCGCAGAGGTGCTGTGGACGGGCACGGACTGGCAACTTATCCGCCGACGCGAGACGCCGGAAGAGGTCTGGGCGGCGGAGCTGAGCGTCTCAGAACCTGTCCTGGGCGCGTAG
- a CDS encoding TetR/AcrR family transcriptional regulator encodes MTAPLSTPPSPTPDPTRVRILTEAARLFVASGYHGVSMREVAAAVGVTKPALYHHYADKEALFLAMLEGTLAGLARLVAHAQTQSGVRAQLQTLVGDLLASAPEQRVGLQLAGELRHVSAVRRAAFENEYRRVWMGGLTRLIEQACARGELRADLPPALLTRALLALLYPLVTGAPPADPQGTARALLSVYLDGATSG; translated from the coding sequence GTGACCGCCCCGCTCTCCACACCGCCCTCCCCCACCCCCGATCCCACCCGCGTCCGCATCCTGACCGAGGCGGCGCGGCTCTTCGTGGCGAGCGGCTACCACGGGGTGAGCATGCGCGAGGTGGCGGCGGCAGTGGGCGTGACCAAGCCCGCCCTGTACCACCATTACGCCGACAAGGAAGCGCTCTTTCTGGCGATGCTCGAGGGCACCCTCGCGGGCCTCGCGCGGCTGGTCGCACACGCGCAGACGCAGTCTGGGGTACGGGCGCAACTACAGACGCTGGTGGGCGATCTGTTGGCCAGTGCTCCCGAGCAGCGCGTGGGCCTGCAACTGGCTGGCGAACTCCGCCACGTCTCAGCGGTCCGCCGCGCCGCCTTCGAGAACGAGTACCGCCGCGTGTGGATGGGGGGCCTCACCCGACTGATCGAGCAGGCCTGCGCCCGGGGCGAGCTGCGCGCCGATCTGCCCCCTGCCCTGCTGACCCGCGCCCTGCTCGCACTGCTGTACCCGCTGGTCACGGGCGCGCCACCTGCCGATCCGCAGGGCACGGCCCGCGCACTGCTGAGCGTGTATCTGGACGGCGCGACGTCGGGGTAA
- a CDS encoding endonuclease III domain-containing protein produces MPHVSLPAVPLPVRKPRPTPAEEAPPPAHLPEILERLAAEYLPTSPAPRVSAEPLDDLIRIILAQQNTGEAVRRQFGALRSAYPVWEAALADGPDGIEAVLRGAGGGLARIKAAYIWGVLNGLEEALPSPDAGLSLHHLRSLNDAEVRALLESLPGVGMKTASLLLLFDLARPAIPIDTHIHRVARRLELFPERWNVLKAERWFDEVLPREWGVRSTFHVSAIRHGRQTCRTGRPRCERCVLQDLCPSAGVFLHGAEQGLGKR; encoded by the coding sequence GTGCCGCACGTCTCCCTCCCCGCCGTGCCTCTCCCCGTACGCAAGCCGCGCCCTACCCCTGCGGAGGAAGCCCCGCCGCCCGCCCACCTGCCCGAGATTCTGGAGCGCCTCGCCGCCGAGTACCTGCCCACGTCCCCCGCGCCCCGGGTCAGCGCCGAGCCGCTTGATGACCTGATCCGCATCATCCTCGCGCAGCAGAACACGGGGGAGGCGGTGCGGCGGCAGTTCGGGGCGTTGCGGTCAGCTTACCCGGTGTGGGAAGCGGCGCTCGCGGACGGCCCGGACGGCATTGAAGCCGTGCTGCGCGGAGCGGGCGGCGGCCTCGCCCGCATCAAGGCGGCGTACATCTGGGGCGTGCTGAACGGGTTGGAAGAAGCGTTGCCGTCTCCAGACGCTGGCCTCAGCCTTCATCATCTGCGCAGCCTGAACGACGCCGAAGTTCGCGCCTTGCTCGAATCCCTCCCCGGCGTGGGAATGAAAACGGCGTCGCTGCTGCTGCTGTTTGATTTGGCGCGCCCGGCCATTCCCATTGACACCCACATCCACCGCGTTGCCCGGCGGCTCGAGCTCTTTCCGGAGCGCTGGAACGTGCTGAAGGCGGAGCGCTGGTTCGACGAGGTGCTGCCGCGCGAGTGGGGCGTGCGCTCCACCTTCCACGTCTCGGCCATTCGGCACGGTCGCCAGACGTGCCGCACGGGGCGGCCCCGGTGCGAGCGGTGCGTGCTGCAAGACCTCTGCCCTTCGGCGGGCGTGTTCCTGCATGGCGCCGAGCAGGGGCTGGGGAAGCGCTGA
- a CDS encoding carbohydrate-binding domain-containing protein — protein MPRSVTSRTLAFPLMAALTGLLSACSAQGPGTGPVGCTAQPVPATPQAPAGTYSGETSEKLYANLLTTSARKPSQAGALKIVSVGCMKTLADAKGTPIQLRGMSTHGLQWFPEIVNDNAFAALSRDWGANAVRLAMYVGEGGYATNPEVKQKVIQGIDYAIANDLYVIVDWHVHSPGSPTAEVYQKANPTAFFKEIAQKYPNDRHIIYELANEPNPGNPPGVPNDASGWASIKAYAEPIIKMLRGSGNQNIVIVGTPNWSQRADLAADNPISDPNVMYTTHFYTGTHLASNDVTDRGNVMSNVRYALQKGVPVFVTEWGTSEASGNNGPFLQEADTWLDFLNRNNISWINWSLTNKNETSAAFTAYELGRSQATSLDPGTDQEWAPQELTVSGEYVRARIQGSAYRPFDRTAFRETAWNFDDGTTQGFVVNGDSPVKTVTLSNSGGALRIGGLGGSTDVSAGNYWANVRLSADGSSQHPSLAGAKAMGLDVLVPAPTTVSIAAIPQSAAHGWANPKNAVQLKPDQFVRQADGMYKATLTLSTADSPNFADIAADADAKGSTLTNLILFVGSQNGGDVLLDNITFSGNRTTTAPTVNHDPLGTATLPSTFEDGTRQGWNWDATSGVKGALTIANANGSKALSWDVMYPDVKPADAWASAPRLVLDIPTQTRGTNNFLLLDLYLKPEAGRATQGNLSVNLAFGPPSLGYWAQAQQSVNIPLGDLSGMTKTSDGLYRVQASFDLNKFDKPLAADTALGKINLIVADVNSNYAGKMYLDNVRLASSTSGN, from the coding sequence ATGCCCAGAAGCGTGACGAGCAGGACTTTGGCTTTTCCCCTGATGGCGGCCCTGACCGGCCTGCTGTCCGCCTGTAGCGCCCAGGGCCCGGGCACAGGTCCAGTGGGCTGCACGGCCCAGCCGGTTCCAGCCACGCCGCAGGCCCCGGCAGGCACCTACTCAGGGGAAACGTCAGAAAAGCTCTACGCAAACCTCCTGACGACTTCCGCGCGAAAGCCCTCCCAGGCAGGCGCCCTCAAAATCGTCAGCGTCGGCTGCATGAAGACGCTCGCCGATGCGAAGGGGACCCCCATTCAACTGCGCGGCATGAGTACCCACGGCCTGCAGTGGTTTCCCGAAATCGTCAACGACAATGCCTTCGCAGCCCTGTCCCGGGACTGGGGAGCCAACGCCGTGCGGCTCGCGATGTATGTCGGCGAGGGCGGGTACGCGACCAATCCCGAGGTCAAGCAAAAAGTCATTCAGGGCATCGATTACGCCATAGCCAACGACCTCTACGTGATTGTGGACTGGCACGTCCACTCTCCGGGCAGTCCCACTGCGGAGGTTTACCAGAAAGCCAATCCCACCGCCTTCTTTAAGGAGATCGCGCAGAAATACCCCAACGACAGGCACATCATCTATGAGCTGGCCAACGAACCCAATCCCGGCAACCCGCCCGGTGTACCCAACGATGCGTCCGGCTGGGCCTCGATCAAAGCCTACGCAGAACCGATCATCAAGATGCTGCGCGGCAGCGGCAACCAGAACATCGTCATCGTGGGGACCCCCAACTGGAGTCAGCGTGCGGATCTGGCGGCAGACAACCCCATCAGCGATCCGAACGTCATGTACACCACCCACTTCTACACCGGGACCCACCTGGCGTCGAACGACGTGACGGACCGGGGCAACGTGATGAGCAACGTGCGCTACGCCCTGCAAAAAGGGGTGCCGGTCTTTGTGACCGAGTGGGGCACGAGCGAGGCCAGCGGCAACAACGGTCCTTTCCTTCAGGAGGCGGACACCTGGCTGGATTTCCTGAACCGAAACAACATCAGCTGGATCAACTGGTCACTCACCAACAAGAACGAGACCTCGGCGGCGTTTACCGCCTATGAACTCGGCAGGAGTCAGGCGACGAGCCTCGATCCCGGAACAGATCAGGAGTGGGCACCGCAAGAACTTACCGTTTCCGGCGAATACGTCAGGGCCCGGATTCAGGGAAGCGCCTACCGGCCCTTTGACCGGACCGCCTTCCGGGAAACAGCCTGGAACTTCGACGATGGAACAACCCAGGGCTTCGTCGTCAACGGGGACAGCCCAGTCAAAACCGTGACGCTGAGCAACAGTGGTGGAGCCCTCAGAATCGGCGGTCTGGGCGGCAGCACCGACGTGTCGGCGGGCAATTACTGGGCCAACGTGCGCCTGTCCGCAGACGGCTCGTCCCAACATCCCAGCCTCGCCGGTGCCAAGGCGATGGGCCTGGATGTGCTTGTCCCTGCTCCCACCACGGTGTCCATCGCGGCCATTCCGCAAAGTGCGGCGCACGGCTGGGCCAATCCCAAAAACGCCGTCCAGCTGAAGCCAGACCAATTCGTCCGGCAGGCGGACGGAATGTACAAGGCGACGCTGACCCTCAGCACCGCCGACTCTCCCAACTTCGCGGACATCGCCGCCGATGCCGACGCAAAGGGCAGCACCCTCACCAACCTGATCCTCTTCGTCGGATCGCAAAATGGCGGCGACGTCCTGCTGGACAACATCACCTTTTCGGGCAACCGCACCACCACGGCTCCAACCGTCAACCATGACCCGCTGGGCACAGCCACGCTACCCTCGACCTTCGAGGACGGCACGCGGCAGGGCTGGAACTGGGACGCCACCTCGGGCGTAAAGGGTGCGCTGACCATCGCCAATGCCAACGGTTCCAAGGCCCTGTCCTGGGACGTGATGTATCCCGATGTCAAACCGGCGGACGCCTGGGCCTCCGCACCCCGTCTGGTGCTGGACATCCCCACCCAGACGCGCGGAACCAACAATTTCTTGCTGCTGGACCTCTACCTGAAGCCCGAAGCCGGACGCGCCACGCAGGGCAACCTCTCGGTTAACCTGGCGTTTGGCCCGCCGAGCCTGGGATACTGGGCCCAGGCGCAGCAGTCGGTCAACATCCCACTGGGCGACCTGTCCGGCATGACCAAGACTTCCGACGGCCTGTACCGCGTGCAGGCGAGCTTCGACCTAAACAAATTTGATAAGCCGCTGGCCGCAGACACGGCCCTGGGCAAGATCAACCTGATCGTGGCCGACGTCAACAGCAACTACGCCGGGAAAATGTACCTGGACAACGTCCGCCTGGCGTCCTCCACTTCGGGCAACTGA
- a CDS encoding ATP phosphoribosyltransferase regulatory subunit, whose product MPPVSLSARVPTHSRAVPEGTRDVLPPEWAWREHLRARLAAEFAAWGYRGVDVPALEFASEGHPQNARAFKLIDAGGEVLALRSEFTTAIGRLVRVRFPAGPFPLRLQYGGRLWLRMLTSELGRLREFGQVGVELIGVATPQADAELLALGTRALAAVGVQAVMEVGYPGFVDAVLEDAGVPEDVRDALHNAIDRKSGADVDLLAIGHGLGPEVTRTLHFLTDLYGGPEVLAQAAALAQGERARAAVAHLEAVAALSSGELLFDLGATRRYDYYTGITFRAYAQGLNQPVLGGGRYHLGDLPGAGFAIGLERLTEVAAQNLPQAPEVVLALDPAGAEAARAAGLVAELAWTGDRSELLAYCRDRGIRRWAQGQTLTEVTA is encoded by the coding sequence ATGCCCCCCGTGAGCCTCTCCGCCCGCGTTCCCACCCACAGCCGCGCCGTTCCCGAGGGCACCCGAGACGTGCTGCCCCCCGAGTGGGCCTGGCGTGAACATCTGCGCGCGAGGCTGGCTGCCGAGTTCGCCGCCTGGGGCTACCGGGGAGTGGACGTTCCGGCGCTGGAATTCGCCTCGGAGGGACACCCGCAAAATGCGCGGGCCTTCAAACTTATCGACGCGGGCGGCGAGGTGCTGGCGCTGAGAAGCGAGTTCACCACGGCCATCGGCCGGCTGGTGCGGGTGCGCTTTCCGGCGGGGCCCTTTCCCCTGCGCCTGCAATACGGCGGGCGGCTGTGGCTGAGGATGCTGACGAGCGAGCTCGGAAGGCTGCGCGAGTTCGGCCAGGTGGGCGTGGAGCTGATCGGCGTGGCAACGCCCCAGGCCGACGCGGAACTGCTCGCGCTCGGAACGCGCGCCCTCGCGGCGGTGGGCGTGCAGGCGGTGATGGAGGTGGGCTACCCCGGCTTTGTCGACGCCGTGCTCGAGGACGCCGGCGTGCCGGAAGACGTGCGCGACGCTCTGCACAACGCGATTGACCGCAAGAGCGGAGCGGACGTGGACCTGCTGGCAATCGGGCACGGCCTGGGTCCCGAAGTGACGCGCACGCTGCACTTCCTGACTGATCTGTACGGCGGGCCCGAGGTGCTGGCCCAGGCCGCGGCCCTGGCGCAGGGTGAGCGGGCGCGGGCGGCGGTGGCGCACCTCGAGGCCGTGGCGGCCCTGTCCAGTGGGGAGCTGCTGTTCGATCTCGGGGCCACCCGGCGCTACGACTACTACACGGGCATCACCTTCCGCGCCTACGCCCAGGGGCTGAACCAGCCGGTGCTGGGTGGCGGGCGCTACCACCTGGGAGACCTGCCGGGCGCGGGCTTCGCCATCGGCCTGGAGCGGCTGACCGAGGTGGCGGCGCAGAACCTGCCCCAGGCGCCGGAGGTGGTGCTGGCCCTGGACCCGGCGGGGGCGGAGGCGGCCCGCGCGGCTGGACTCGTGGCGGAACTCGCCTGGACGGGAGACCGCTCGGAGTTGCTCGCCTACTGCCGCGATCGGGGGATCCGGCGCTGGGCCCAGGGCCAGACGCTCACGGAGGTGACGGCATGA
- the hisG gene encoding ATP phosphoribosyltransferase: MTPAPNRSPDHLTLALPKGRILEEAVELLSRAGLPLTLPEKSRALRHEFPGVTVLELRNQDVPVYVDLGVADAGIVGKDVLVESGRTVYEPVDLHFAACRLSLIREVGATSPIARVATKYPRSARAYLSAQGIPAEVVKLSGNIELAALTGLADAVVDLVQTGSTLKANNLEELDVLYRSSARLVINRAALKLRRDRLRPLITRLRELVTPEGAEAGGAAVR, encoded by the coding sequence ATGACGCCCGCTCCGAACCGCTCCCCGGACCACCTCACCCTCGCGCTGCCCAAGGGCCGGATCCTGGAGGAGGCCGTGGAGCTGCTCTCGCGCGCCGGGCTGCCCCTGACGCTGCCGGAAAAATCCCGGGCGCTTCGGCACGAGTTTCCGGGCGTCACGGTGCTGGAACTGCGCAACCAGGACGTGCCGGTGTACGTGGACCTGGGTGTGGCCGACGCGGGGATCGTCGGCAAGGACGTGCTGGTCGAGTCGGGCCGCACGGTGTACGAGCCGGTGGACCTGCATTTCGCCGCCTGCCGCCTCTCGCTGATCCGCGAGGTGGGAGCCACCTCCCCCATTGCCCGCGTCGCCACCAAGTACCCGCGCTCGGCCCGCGCGTACCTCTCGGCGCAGGGGATTCCCGCCGAGGTGGTCAAGCTCTCCGGCAACATCGAACTCGCCGCACTGACGGGACTGGCGGACGCAGTGGTGGACCTGGTGCAGACGGGAAGCACCCTCAAGGCCAACAACCTGGAGGAACTCGACGTGCTGTACCGCTCGTCGGCCCGTTTGGTAATCAACCGCGCGGCGCTGAAGCTGCGGCGGGATCGGCTGCGGCCCCTGATCACGCGGCTGCGGGAACTGGTGACGCCGGAGGGAGCAGAGGCGGGCGGCGCGGCGGTAAGGTAG
- a CDS encoding MalY/PatB family protein, producing MTDAPLPELMPDASVADPHAHLDPAALRHADSLKWTLYPEGVIPLWVADMDYPVAPPILTALQDRLTRGLGYHQLLGDTALTELLGQHLATQGLTDVPEGGMVFLPGVVPGLYAAIHALTQPGEPVLTMTPIYHPFHLGITDLGRRVAAAPLLEGETRWEIDWEGLEAAAQGTRLLMLCHPHNPTGRVWDAEELRRLRDFARSHDLYVVSDELHADLRFTDAPFEAFAADPRVRDRTVTLTGPCKAYNTAGLGIGAMVGHDADLVKRVRGAAGGLMGHPSALSVTMWKAALRDGGPWLEGTLKYLRGNRDVLAAFLLARLPWVRFTTPEATYLAWLDLRAHPRAEDIQKFLLEEARIAVHDGPVFAHAELKPEYQGFVRLNFATSRPLLIEALERMADALGGEDMGQR from the coding sequence ATGACCGACGCGCCCCTGCCTGAACTCATGCCCGACGCCAGCGTCGCCGATCCTCACGCTCATCTCGACCCGGCGGCACTCCGGCACGCCGACAGCCTGAAGTGGACGCTCTACCCCGAAGGCGTCATCCCCCTGTGGGTGGCCGACATGGATTATCCCGTGGCTCCGCCCATCCTCACGGCGCTTCAGGATCGGCTGACGCGCGGCCTGGGGTACCACCAACTGCTGGGCGACACAGCGCTGACCGAGCTGTTGGGACAACACCTCGCCACCCAGGGCCTGACCGACGTGCCGGAAGGCGGCATGGTCTTTTTGCCCGGTGTGGTGCCCGGTCTGTACGCCGCCATCCACGCCCTGACGCAGCCGGGCGAGCCGGTGCTCACCATGACGCCGATCTACCACCCCTTTCACCTTGGGATCACCGATCTGGGCCGCCGGGTGGCCGCCGCCCCGCTGCTGGAAGGCGAAACGCGGTGGGAAATCGACTGGGAGGGGCTCGAAGCTGCCGCTCAGGGAACGCGCCTGCTGATGCTGTGTCACCCGCACAATCCCACCGGGCGGGTGTGGGACGCGGAGGAGCTCCGCCGCCTGCGCGACTTCGCGCGCTCCCACGACCTGTACGTGGTGTCGGACGAATTGCACGCGGACCTGCGGTTCACCGATGCTCCCTTCGAGGCGTTTGCTGCCGATCCACGCGTACGGGACCGCACCGTTACCCTCACCGGCCCCTGCAAGGCGTACAACACGGCGGGCCTGGGCATCGGCGCGATGGTGGGACATGATGCGGACCTCGTGAAGCGCGTCAGGGGCGCGGCGGGCGGCCTGATGGGCCACCCCTCGGCCCTCAGCGTGACGATGTGGAAGGCTGCCCTGCGCGACGGAGGCCCCTGGCTGGAGGGAACGCTGAAGTACCTGCGCGGCAACCGCGACGTGCTCGCGGCCTTCCTGCTGGCCCGCCTTCCCTGGGTCCGCTTCACCACGCCTGAGGCCACCTACCTCGCCTGGCTCGACCTGCGCGCCCATCCCCGCGCCGAAGACATCCAGAAGTTCCTGCTTGAAGAGGCCCGGATCGCCGTCCATGACGGCCCTGTTTTCGCGCATGCGGAACTCAAACCCGAGTACCAGGGCTTTGTCCGCCTGAACTTCGCCACCAGCCGTCCGCTGTTGATTGAGGCGCTGGAGCGTATGGCAGACGCGCTGGGTGGAGAGGATATGGGGCAGAGGTAA
- a CDS encoding 5'-methylthioadenosine/adenosylhomocysteine nucleosidase, giving the protein MLAIMGAMDEEIELLLAELQERETLERPGVTLYRGVLEGVPVLLTKGGIGKVNAAMTATHLLHAGATRVIFTGVAGGVHPNLRVGDIVVSTDLVQHDVDVTALNYAPGTIPGETPCWAADEHLRAVALEAAREVEGVQTVEGRVASGDQFIASSEGVQRLWTEFSASCAEMEGAAVAQVCAKAGVPFVVIRSVSDTADHSANVDYRTFMPLVARHAKQVVRGMLTRLGASAGA; this is encoded by the coding sequence ATGCTGGCGATCATGGGCGCGATGGACGAGGAAATCGAGTTGCTCCTGGCGGAGTTGCAGGAGCGTGAAACGCTGGAACGGCCCGGCGTCACCCTGTACCGGGGCGTGCTGGAGGGCGTGCCGGTGTTGCTCACCAAGGGCGGCATCGGTAAGGTCAATGCCGCGATGACGGCCACGCACCTGCTTCACGCGGGCGCGACGCGCGTGATCTTTACCGGTGTGGCGGGCGGCGTTCACCCGAATCTCAGGGTGGGCGACATCGTCGTGAGCACCGACCTCGTGCAGCACGACGTGGACGTGACGGCCCTGAATTACGCGCCCGGCACCATTCCGGGTGAGACGCCCTGCTGGGCGGCCGACGAGCACCTGCGCGCGGTGGCGCTGGAAGCGGCGCGCGAGGTGGAAGGCGTGCAGACCGTGGAAGGCCGGGTGGCGAGCGGAGACCAGTTCATTGCGTCGAGTGAGGGAGTGCAGCGGCTGTGGACCGAGTTCAGCGCGTCTTGCGCCGAGATGGAGGGCGCGGCGGTGGCCCAGGTCTGTGCCAAAGCGGGCGTGCCCTTCGTGGTGATCCGCTCGGTAAGCGACACGGCCGACCACAGCGCCAACGTGGACTACCGGACCTTTATGCCCCTGGTGGCGCGCCACGCCAAACAGGTGGTTCGCGGCATGTTGACCCGTCTGGGAGCCTCCGCAGGCGCGTGA
- a CDS encoding CidA/LrgA family protein, translating to MSTPAPLPSPVRLALGLGVLTAFAALGTALASGLHLPLPGSVLGMVLLWAALSLRLVRLEWVEGAGDGLLALLGLLFVPATVGAVDYLSAGAAWGLWLLVMLSGLLLGAGTAGGIAAQLVRDRA from the coding sequence GTGAGTACACCCGCCCCCCTCCCTTCTCCGGTGCGCCTCGCGCTGGGGCTGGGGGTGCTGACGGCTTTTGCGGCGTTGGGTACGGCGCTGGCCTCGGGCCTGCACCTGCCGCTGCCCGGTTCCGTGCTGGGCATGGTCTTGCTGTGGGCGGCCCTCTCGCTGCGCCTCGTGCGGCTGGAATGGGTGGAAGGCGCGGGGGACGGCCTGCTCGCCCTGCTGGGCCTGCTGTTCGTGCCCGCCACCGTCGGCGCCGTGGACTACCTCTCGGCGGGGGCCGCGTGGGGCCTGTGGCTGCTGGTGATGCTGTCCGGACTCCTGCTGGGCGCAGGGACGGCGGGCGGCATCGCGGCCCAGCTGGTGCGGGACCGGGCATGA
- a CDS encoding LrgB family protein, which yields MIWLALTLLAFTLGVAAQLRLRHPAVNPTLIATVLVAGALLLTRTPYLHYAAQVQPLSFLLGPAVVALAVPLYRLRSLLAREWRALVVGGVVGTLVGVGVDTLLPHLLGLDVAARRSLMTASATSPVALQLAGVTGAPPALAATLAVLSGLLGALVLPPTLTQLGIRHPLARGTAMGSVAHGIGTARAREEGEATGAASSVGMGLAALVVTAVVALLR from the coding sequence ATGATCTGGCTGGCCCTCACGCTGCTCGCCTTCACGCTGGGCGTGGCGGCACAGTTGCGCCTCAGGCATCCGGCGGTCAATCCCACCCTGATCGCCACCGTGCTCGTCGCGGGCGCGTTGCTGCTTACCCGCACCCCGTACCTGCACTATGCGGCGCAGGTGCAGCCCCTGTCATTCCTGCTCGGTCCGGCGGTGGTGGCGCTGGCCGTGCCGCTGTACCGGTTGCGGTCCCTGCTGGCGCGGGAGTGGCGGGCGCTCGTGGTGGGCGGGGTGGTGGGCACTTTGGTAGGCGTAGGCGTCGATACCCTGCTGCCCCACCTGCTCGGATTGGACGTGGCTGCCCGGCGCTCCCTGATGACCGCATCCGCCACCAGCCCCGTCGCCCTGCAACTCGCCGGGGTCACGGGCGCACCCCCGGCGCTCGCCGCCACGCTCGCGGTGCTCTCGGGGCTCCTGGGGGCGCTGGTGCTGCCGCCCACGCTGACCCAGCTGGGCATCCGCCACCCACTGGCGCGCGGTACCGCCATGGGCAGTGTCGCCCACGGCATCGGTACCGCGCGCGCCCGGGAGGAAGGCGAGGCGACCGGGGCCGCCAGCAGCGTCGGCATGGGCCTGGCCGCGCTGGTGGTGACGGCGGTGGTGGCGCTGCTGAGGTAA